The following coding sequences are from one Eucalyptus grandis isolate ANBG69807.140 chromosome 11, ASM1654582v1, whole genome shotgun sequence window:
- the LOC104425788 gene encoding uncharacterized protein LOC104425788 isoform X2 has translation MNRCGYQQKNAMGGYEGMRRVVVEPVVCPKPRRVGLLNPSMDDPFRPPRRHINHLAEAGDSTAGPELLDIILTKGGYGGERSAAPVASSPPFFCGSPPCRVSNPVIQDAQFGTEQFIPSSPAPPSPSSLSARKAGGGGSVRMKFGHKPAPVRIEGFDCLGRDRRNCSISALA, from the exons ATGAATCGGTGCGGATATCAGCAGAAGAACGCCATGGGAGGCTACGAGGGGATGAGGAGGGTGGTGGTGGAGCCGGTGGTGTGCCCGAAGCCTCGTCGAGTCGGCCTGTTGAATCCGTCCATGGACGATCCCTTCCGGCCTCCGAGACGTCATATCAA TCACCTCGCAGAGGCAGGGGATTCAACGGCCGGGCCCGAGCTTCTTGACATCATATTAaccaag GGAGGTTATGGAGGTGAGAGATCTGCTGCTCCTGTGGCTTCATCGCCGCCATTTTTCTGCGGATCTCCTCCGTGCCGGGTGTCGAACCCCGTGATCCAAGATGCCCAGTTTGGGACTGAGCAGTTCATTCCATCATCTCCCGCACCACCATCGCCATCATCCTTATCTGCGCGTAaggcaggaggaggaggatctgTGAGGATGAAGTTTGGGCACAAGCCTGCCCCCGTGAGAATCGAAGGTTTCGATTGCCTGGGGAGAGATCGCCGCAATTGCAGCATCTCTGCCTTGGCCTAA
- the LOC104425791 gene encoding bromodomain-containing protein 4, protein MAGRQFVGDGTAASLAGMSKNQLYDIMSQMKTLIEQNHQQAREILIQNPLLTKTLFQAQIMLGMVQPPQVLPKIQVSASQQSQPQPLVQPPQQLPQPPQPPQQPNPQTAHQYPGKIGFPDQGSASQTQFPTRNHSQSQPGMPIASASVPSANLQAPPSHALQPPQQPKMHQNVQATPASLPQPAQVPTMAPLPLHSAPQPPPLQQPQMPTATAQLQQTLQTSGIPQVPFQAPLQPPMHPQARPSSISSFHQQYPSQIGPNVGFHPSGGSQHGSQPSYHSASRPPPGIGSFSQGQPSLLNQPPPQAMYQGGGSHSGIEFSHQSGGPMQVDRGSSWMPGLPDNASQLPGPPPVVTGQMGQGSQPPRPAALSPEMEQALLQQVMSLTPEQINLLPPEQRNQVLQLQQMLRQ, encoded by the exons ATGGCGGGGAGGCAATTCGTCGGGGATGGcacggcggcgagcctcgccggcatgTCGAAGAACCAGCTCTACGACATCATGTCTCAGATGAAG ACGTTGATCGAGCAGAACCATCAACAAGCGAGAGAAATACTGATCCAGAATCCTCTCCTGACTAAAACCCTATTCCAG GCACAAATTATGCTTGGAATGGTGCAGCCTCCTCAAGTG CTTCCGAAAATACAAGTTTCAGCATCACAACAATCTCAGCCTCAGCCACTAGTGCAGCCACCTCAACAGCTACCGCAGCCACCGCAGCCACCTCAGCAACCAAACCCTCAGACAGCTCATCAATATCCTGGTAAAATTGGCTTTCCAGATCAAGGGAGTGCATCTCAGACTCAATTTCCTACGAGAAATCATAGTCAAAGCCAACCCGGAATGCCAATTGCATCGGCTAGTGTTCCTTCAGCTAATCTTCAGGCTCCCCCGTCACATGCTCTACAGCCACCTCAGCAGCCTAAGATGCATCAAAACGTCCAAGCTACTCCAGCGTCCCTTCCTCAACCTGCTCAAGTGCCCACAATGGCTCCACTCCCACTTCATTCTGCTCCACAGCCACCTCCACTTCAACAGCCCCAAATGCCCACTGCCACAGCCCAGTTGCAACAAACCTTACAGACAAGTGGAATTCCTCAAGTACCATTTCAGGCTCCATTGCAACCGCCAATGCATCCACAAGCCAGACCATCATCGATATCTTCTTTCCATCAACAGTATCCCTCTCAGATAGGCCCTAATGTGGGGTTTCATCCCTCTGGTGGTTCTCAGCATGGATCACAGCCATCATATCAT TCAGCTTCCAGGCCGCCTCCTGGCATTGGATCATTTAGCCAAGGACAGCCTTCACTCCTTAATCAGCCACCACCTCAAGCCATGTATCAG GGCGGAGGTTCACATTCAGGGATAGAATTTAGCCATCAAAGTGGCGGTCCCATGCAAGTGGATAGGGGATCTTCTTGGATGCCTGGCCTGCCAGACAACGCTTCACAGCTTCCTGGCCCTCCACCCGTTGTTACTGGTCAGATGGGCCAGGGAAGTCAGCCGCCTCGTCCTGCTGCT CTGTCACCTGAGATGGAGCAGGCCCTTCTTCAGCAGGTCATGAGCCTCACTCCAGAGCAGATTAATCTCCTGCCTCCAGAACAAAGGAATCAAGTTCTTCAGCTGCAGCAGATGCTTCGCCAATGA
- the LOC104425788 gene encoding uncharacterized protein LOC104425788 isoform X1 yields MNRCGYQQKNAMGGYEGMRRVVVEPVVCPKPRRVGLLNPSMDDPFRPPRRHINHLAEAGDSTAGPELLDIILTKLLQGGYGGERSAAPVASSPPFFCGSPPCRVSNPVIQDAQFGTEQFIPSSPAPPSPSSLSARKAGGGGSVRMKFGHKPAPVRIEGFDCLGRDRRNCSISALA; encoded by the exons ATGAATCGGTGCGGATATCAGCAGAAGAACGCCATGGGAGGCTACGAGGGGATGAGGAGGGTGGTGGTGGAGCCGGTGGTGTGCCCGAAGCCTCGTCGAGTCGGCCTGTTGAATCCGTCCATGGACGATCCCTTCCGGCCTCCGAGACGTCATATCAA TCACCTCGCAGAGGCAGGGGATTCAACGGCCGGGCCCGAGCTTCTTGACATCATATTAaccaag CTTCTGCAGGGAGGTTATGGAGGTGAGAGATCTGCTGCTCCTGTGGCTTCATCGCCGCCATTTTTCTGCGGATCTCCTCCGTGCCGGGTGTCGAACCCCGTGATCCAAGATGCCCAGTTTGGGACTGAGCAGTTCATTCCATCATCTCCCGCACCACCATCGCCATCATCCTTATCTGCGCGTAaggcaggaggaggaggatctgTGAGGATGAAGTTTGGGCACAAGCCTGCCCCCGTGAGAATCGAAGGTTTCGATTGCCTGGGGAGAGATCGCCGCAATTGCAGCATCTCTGCCTTGGCCTAA
- the LOC104425792 gene encoding synaptotagmin-5, with protein MGKRRKRGVNVEEAMEFLNYLTVEKPLLPFLIALIALGWAIERWVFPFSNWVPLVVAVWATFQYGSYQRQMLAEDLNKKWKRVILKTSPTTPLEHCEWLNKLFMELWPNYVSPKLSARFKSLVEKRLRHRKSKLIERVELVEFSLGSSPPSLGLQGTRWSTTGDQKIMRLGFDWDTSDMSILLHAKLAMAIGNARIVINSLHIKGDLLLMPVLDGKALLYSFMSVPEVRIGVAFGSGGSQTLPATELPGVSSWLVKILTDTLVKTMVEPRRRCLSLPGDDLRKKAVGGIIYVKVVSASKLSRSALRGSPSRRQHSFTINGTLEGHLDDKDLQTFVEVELGELTRRTHVKTGSTPTWDSTFNMVLHEDAGILRFHLYECTPNSVKYDYLASCEIKVRYVADDSTIFWAIGPESGIIAEHAQFCGKEVELVVPFEKASVGELTVRLVLKEWQFSDGSYSLNNFPLSSRNSLNGSSNLLSKTGRKLNVTVVEGKDLISKDRNGKCEPYVKLQYGKVLQKTRTAHTYNPVWNQKFDFDEISGDECLKIKCYSEDMFGDNNIGSARVNLEGLAEGFVRDVWVPLEKVNSGELRLQLEAIRVSDPEGSRGSVTGSGNGWVELSLIEARDLIAADLRGTSDPYVRVQYGNLKRRTKVMYRTLNPQWNQTLEFPDDGSPLELHVKDHNALLPTSSIGDCVVEYQRLPPNQMFDKWIPLQGVKRGEIHVQITRKVPDLQKRSSLDSEPSLTRSYRISGQMKELMVKLQSSIEDGSLEGLATVVTEMESLQDLQEEYMVQCETEQMLLLDKIKELGQEIFNSNSSPSLSRRSSNN; from the exons ATGGgtaagagaaggaagagaggggTCAACGTGGAAGAGGCGATGGAGTTCTTGAACTACTTGACGGTGGAGAAGCCTCTGCTTCCGTTCTTGATTGCTTTGATAGCGCTTGGCTGGGCGATAGAAAGATGGGTTTTCCCTTTCTCGAATTGGGTCCCTCTTGTTGTCGCCGTCTGGGCGACGTTTCAG TATGGAAGTTATCAACGCCAAATGCTTGCGGAAGACCtgaataaaaaatggaagcGTGTCATACTGAAGACCTCG CCAACAACTCCTCTGGAGCACTGTGAATGGCTGAACAAGCTGTTTATGGAACTCTGGCCCAATTATGTAAGCCCAAAGCTCTCTGCAAGATTCAAATCGTTAGTTGAG aaaCGTCTAAGACACAGGAAGTCCAAGCTTATA GAAAGAGTTGAACTGGTGGAGTTTTCTTTAGGTTCTAGTCCACCCAGTTTGGGTCTTCAGGGGACTCGGTGGTCAACTACAGGTGATCAG aAAATTATGCGTTTGGGATTTGATTGGGATACAAGTGATATGAGTATTTTGTTGCATGCTAAGCTTGCAATGGCAATTGGAAATGCTCGGATCGTCATTAACAGTCTACATATCAAGGGGGAT CTACTCTTGATGCCAGTCCTGGATGGGAAAGCTCTATTGTACTCATTCATGTCTGTTCCTGAAGTGAGAATTGGAGTTGCCTTTGGCAGTGGGGGAAGCCAAACATTGCCTGCCACAGAGCTGCCAGGAGTATCTTCTTGGTTG GTAAAAATTCTTACAGATACCTTAGTCAAGACCATGGTGGAACCACGGCGTCGTTGTTTATCTTTGCCaggtgatgatttgaggaaaaaagCAGTTGGTGGTATCATTTACGTTAAGGTTGTTTCAGCCAGTAAACTTTCTCGGAGTGCTTTGAGGGGAAGCCCATCCAGAAGACAACATAGTTTTACCATAAATGGCACATTGGAAGGACACCTTGACGACAAGGATCTACAGACATTTGTTGAAGTTGAACTTGGGGAGTTAACAAGAAGGACACATGTGAAGACAGGTTCAACTCCTACATGGGATTCTACTTTTAATATGGTTCTACATGAGGATGCAGGCATCTTGCGTTTCCACCTTTATGAATGTACGCCAAACAGTGTCAAATATGACTATTTGGCAAGTTGTGAGATAAAG GTAAGGTATGTTGCTGATGACTCGACAATATTCTGGGCAATTGGGCCTGAGTCTGGCATAATTGCCGAGCATGCTCAATTTTGTGGAAAAGAAGTTGAATTGGTTGTTCCGTTTGAGAAGGCAAGTGTGGGGGAG TTGACAGTGAGGCTCGTCTTGAAAGAGTGGCAATTCTCTGATGGTTCATATAGCTTGAACAACTTCCCTCTCAGCTCTCGAAACTCCCTCAATGGATCATCAAATCTGCTCTCAAAAACTGGAAGAAAACTCAATGTCACTGTTGTTGAAGGGAAGGACTTGATTTCAAAGGACAGAAATGGAAAGTGTGAACCCTATGTCAAATTGCAGTATGGAAAG GTCCTACAAAAGACGAGAACTGCGCATACCTATAATCCAGTTTGGAATCAgaagtttgattttgatgagatAAGTGGTGATGAATGCCTAAAGATAAAGTGTTACAGCGAAGACATGTTTGGTGACAATAATATTGGCAGTGCACGAGTAAACCTGGAAGGACTGGCTGAAGGGTTTGTCAGGGACGTGTGGGTCCCATTGGAGAAAGTTAATTCTGGGGAGCTGAGGCTTCAACTCGAAGCTATCCGAGTCTCTGACCCTGAAGGATCCAGG GGTTCAGTAACAGGTTCCGGCAATGGTTGGGTAGAGCTCAGTCTCATTGAAGCAAGGGACCTTATTGCTGCAGATCTTAGAGGAACAAGCGATCCATATGTGAGGGTACAGTATGGAAATTTGAAGAGAAGAACAAAG GTTATGTACAGAACTCTAAATCCTCAATGGAATCAGACCTTGGAATTTCCCGATGACGGAAGTCCCCTAGAGTTGCATGTGAAAGATCATAATGCGTTGCTACCCACATCGAGCATTGGCGATTGCGTGGTGGAATATCAAAGGTTGCCTCCAAACCAGATGTTCGACAAATGGATTCCCCTTCAGGGAGTGAAGAGGGGAGAGATCCATGTCCAGATCACAAGAAAAGTTCCAGATCTCCAAAAGAGATCAAGTCTTGATTCAGAACCATCCTTAACCAGATCGTATCGGATTTCTGGCCAG ATGAAAGAGCTGATGGTCAAGCTTCAATCTTCGATTGAAGATGGCAGCCTCGAAGGACTTGCAACAGTTGTGACTGAGATGGAGAGTCTTCAAGATTTGCAGGAAGAATACATGGTCCAATGCGAGACAGAACAGATGCTTTTACTCGACAAGATAAAGGAGCTCGGTCAGGAAATATTCAACTCGAACTCGTCACCTTCCCTAAGCAGAAGATCTTCCAACAATTGA
- the LOC104425790 gene encoding protein CUP-SHAPED COTYLEDON 2 isoform X1, whose product MEAENCLPPGFRFHPSDEELITYYLTPKVSEKSFTSKAIVDVDLNKCEPWDLPGKASMGEKEWYFFSLRDRKYPTGLRTNRATRAGYWKTTGKDREIFRAGLIVGMKKTLVFYKGRAPRGEKSNWVMHEYRLQSEHPYRSADGWVVCRVFQKSVAAKKLQTASSPPSPDSPNGEDTTADYYGDQVETNNNSPSTIIATSGAFSNLPSGLACNSYTSLNNNLNWPTTREPTSLLPPSWPSGFPSLNSPWNTLLLKALQLRTFQPGEVTATMPNYSLPSHGTSPFAHDPSTNYRSDNSLEPFEPGINQEQQVLQFNWTTPYEGN is encoded by the exons ATGGAGGCAGAGAATTGTCTTCCTCCTGGGTTCAGGTTCCATCCATCTGACGAAGAACTCATCACATATTATCTGACTCCAAAGGTGTCCGAGAAAAGCTTCACTTCGAAAGCCATTGTCGACGTTGATCTCAACAAGTGTGAGCCTTGGGACCTCCCTG GCAAAGCGTCCATGGGAGAGAAAGAATGGTACTTCTTCAGCTTGAGGGACAGGAAATACCCTACTGGACTCCGGACCAACCGGGCGACAAGAGCGGGCTATTGGAAAACCACCGGAAAGGACAGGGAGATTTTCCGAGCCGGGCTTATCGTCGGAATGAAGAAAACCCTAGTGTTTTACAAAGGTAGAGCACCGAGGGGTGAGAAAAGCAATTGGGTCATGCATGAATATAGGCTACAAAGCGAGCACCCATATCGATCCGCG GACGGCTGGGTGGTTTGTAGGGTTTTCCAGAAGAGCGTGGCAGCAAAGAAGCTGCAGACGGCATCCTCACCACCTTCTCCCGATTCTCCCAACGGCGAAGATACAACTGCAGACTATTATGGAGATCAAGTGGAGACAAACAACAACAGTCCAAGCACCATTATTGCCACTTCAGGTGCATTTAGCAATCTTCCATCAGGACTCGCTTGCAATAGCTACACTAGCTTGAACAACAATTTGAATTGGCCAACGACAAGAGAACCGACAAGCTTGCTGCCACCGTCATGGCCTTCTGGCTTTCCAAGCTTGAACTCGCCGTGGAATACTCTCCTCCTCAAAGCATTGCAGTTGAGGACTTTCCAACCAGGAGAAGTCACCGCCACCATGCCTAACTACTCATTACCATCCCACGGGACTTCTCCTTTTGCGCATGATCCAAGTACTAATTATCGCAGTGATAATTCATTGGAACCTTTCGAGCCCGGAATCAACCAAGAACAGCAGGTGCTGCAATTTAATTGGACTACTCCATATGAGGGCAAttaa
- the LOC104425790 gene encoding protein CUP-SHAPED COTYLEDON 2 isoform X2: MEAENCLPPGFRFHPSDEELITYYLTPKVSEKSFTSKAIVDVDLNKCKASMGEKEWYFFSLRDRKYPTGLRTNRATRAGYWKTTGKDREIFRAGLIVGMKKTLVFYKGRAPRGEKSNWVMHEYRLQSEHPYRSADGWVVCRVFQKSVAAKKLQTASSPPSPDSPNGEDTTADYYGDQVETNNNSPSTIIATSGAFSNLPSGLACNSYTSLNNNLNWPTTREPTSLLPPSWPSGFPSLNSPWNTLLLKALQLRTFQPGEVTATMPNYSLPSHGTSPFAHDPSTNYRSDNSLEPFEPGINQEQQVLQFNWTTPYEGN, translated from the exons ATGGAGGCAGAGAATTGTCTTCCTCCTGGGTTCAGGTTCCATCCATCTGACGAAGAACTCATCACATATTATCTGACTCCAAAGGTGTCCGAGAAAAGCTTCACTTCGAAAGCCATTGTCGACGTTGATCTCAACAAGT GCAAAGCGTCCATGGGAGAGAAAGAATGGTACTTCTTCAGCTTGAGGGACAGGAAATACCCTACTGGACTCCGGACCAACCGGGCGACAAGAGCGGGCTATTGGAAAACCACCGGAAAGGACAGGGAGATTTTCCGAGCCGGGCTTATCGTCGGAATGAAGAAAACCCTAGTGTTTTACAAAGGTAGAGCACCGAGGGGTGAGAAAAGCAATTGGGTCATGCATGAATATAGGCTACAAAGCGAGCACCCATATCGATCCGCG GACGGCTGGGTGGTTTGTAGGGTTTTCCAGAAGAGCGTGGCAGCAAAGAAGCTGCAGACGGCATCCTCACCACCTTCTCCCGATTCTCCCAACGGCGAAGATACAACTGCAGACTATTATGGAGATCAAGTGGAGACAAACAACAACAGTCCAAGCACCATTATTGCCACTTCAGGTGCATTTAGCAATCTTCCATCAGGACTCGCTTGCAATAGCTACACTAGCTTGAACAACAATTTGAATTGGCCAACGACAAGAGAACCGACAAGCTTGCTGCCACCGTCATGGCCTTCTGGCTTTCCAAGCTTGAACTCGCCGTGGAATACTCTCCTCCTCAAAGCATTGCAGTTGAGGACTTTCCAACCAGGAGAAGTCACCGCCACCATGCCTAACTACTCATTACCATCCCACGGGACTTCTCCTTTTGCGCATGATCCAAGTACTAATTATCGCAGTGATAATTCATTGGAACCTTTCGAGCCCGGAATCAACCAAGAACAGCAGGTGCTGCAATTTAATTGGACTACTCCATATGAGGGCAAttaa